One Hermetia illucens chromosome 4, iHerIll2.2.curated.20191125, whole genome shotgun sequence DNA segment encodes these proteins:
- the LOC119655372 gene encoding trifunctional enzyme subunit beta, mitochondrial, protein MAAYMTKIGLVSPVFASCLRNNVYRGLATTATPTKTNRSGQNIVLVDGVRTPFLLSGTTYSNLMPHDLARHALLSLLRKTKIDKELIDYVIYGTVIQEVKTSNIAREAAISAGFSEKTPAHTVTMACISSNQAITTGMGLIATGTFDVIVAGGVEFMSDVPIRHNRKMRSLMLKANKAKTPLQQIQLLLSLRPGHFVPDLPAVAEFSSGETMGQSGDRLAAAFKVSRQEQDDYALRSHTVAKEAQDKGYFTDLVPFKVSGVSKVVDKDNGIRVSSKEALAKLRPAFFKPHGTVTAANASFLTDGASACLIMTEEKAKELGLKPKAYLRNFLYVSQDPIDQLLLSPAYGIPKLLKRSGLTLKDIDTWEIHEAFAGQILANLKALDSDWFCKNYMGLPEKFGTPDMSKWNAWGGSLSIGHPFAATGVRLCMHSAHRLVREDGKYGVVAACAAGGQGVAMLIERYPGATAD, encoded by the exons TTTATCGTGGCTTGGCAACAACCGCAACtccaacaaaaacaaatcgAAGTGGTCAAAATATTGTTCTTGTTGATGGAGTTCGAACGCCATTTTTATTGTCTGGAACGACTTACTCAAATTTGATGCCACACGATCTCGCTAGACATGCCCTTCT GAGTCTACTTCGTAAAACGAAAATCGATAAAGAACTTATCGACTATGTCATTTATGGCACAGTTATCCAAGAGGTGAAAACCTCAAATATTGCACGCGAAGCAGCCATTTCAGCTGGCTTTAGTGAGAAAACCCCGGCACATACAGTGACGATGGCCTGTATTAGCTCTAATCAG GCGATCACAACAGGCATGGGATTGATTGCTACAGGAACATTTGATGTTATCGTTGCTGGTGGTGTTGAGTTCATGTCAGATGTGCCAATTCGTCATAACAGAAAAATGAGGTCGTTAATGTTGAAGGCAAACAAAGCGAAAACCCCACTTCAACAAATCCAACTTCTTTTGTCACTAAGGCCAGGTCATTTTGTCCCCGAC CTTCCGGCCGTTGCAGAGTTCTCATCTGGGGAGACAATGGGACAATCAGGTGACCGTTTAGCAGCTGCATTCAAAGTTTCACGACAGGAGCAAGACGACTATGCTTTAAGGTCCCATACAGTTGCCAAAGAAGCACAAGACAAAGGATACTTCACAGATTTAGTTCCATTCAAAG TGTCCGGAGTTAGCAAAGTTGTTGATAAAGACAACGGTATCCGTGTTTCGTCAAAGGAAGCACTTGCGAAACTAAGGCCAGCTTTCTTCAAACCACACGGAACTGTTACTGCAGCTAATGCATCATTTTTG ACTGACGGTGCATCTGCCTGCCTTATAATGACTGAAGAGAAAGCCAAGGAGCTTGGTCTAAAACCGAAAGCTTATCTCAGAAACTTTTTGTATGTTTCACAAGATCCTATTGACCAACTTCTACTTTCACCCGCTTATGGTATTCCAAAACTGCTTAAGAGGTCTGGACTTACTTTGAAAGACATCGACACATGGGAAATCCATGAAGCATTTGCT GGACAAATTCTAGCAAATCTAAAAGCCCTGGATTCAGATTGGTTCTGCAAGAACTACATGGGTCTACCAGAGAAATTTGGAACCCCTGATATGAGCAAATGGAACGCATGGGGAGGCTCACTTTCAATTGGTCATCCATTTGCCGCGACAGGGGTTCGGCTATGCATGCATTCG GCTCACCGCTTGGTACGAGAGGATGGTAAATATGGAGTTGTAGCGGCTTGTGCTGCTGGCGGGCAAGGTGTTGCAATGTTGATTGAAAGATATCCGGGTGCAACTGCAGATTAA